One Orcinus orca chromosome 7, mOrcOrc1.1, whole genome shotgun sequence genomic window carries:
- the SH3BP4 gene encoding SH3 domain-binding protein 4, with the protein MAAQRIRAANSSGLPRCKSEGTLIDLSEGFSETSFNDVKVPSPSALLVDNPTPFGNAKEVIAIKDYCPTNFTTLKFSKGDHLYVLDTSGGEWWYAHNTTEMGYIPSSYVQPLNYRNSTLSDSGMIDNLPDSPDEVAKELDLLGGWTDDRRESSKTYSNNPFWNGVQTNPFLNGNVPALPSVDLPTPQSTVDLLLFDTGTSSFTESSSATTNIFDELLATSRLHAEPTVRRDNPFFRSKRSYSLSELSVLQAKSDTPASSGFFTGLKSPAPEQFQSREDFRAAWLSHRKLARSCHDLDLLGQSPGWGQTQAVETNIVCKLESSGGAVQLPDTSISIHVPEGHVAPGETQQISMKALLDPPLELNSDRCSCISPVLEVKLSTLEVKTHIILEMKVSAEVKSDIFSKSTVGLQCLRSDSKEGPYVPIPHTYSYGDTVQAQLDDLEPCMYLAIVAHGPNILYPSTVWDFINKKVTVGLYGPKHIHPSFKTVVTIFGHDCAPKTLLVSEVTRQAPSPAPVALQLWGKHQFVLSRPQDLRVCMFSNMTNYEVKASEQAKAVRGFQVKLGKVSRLIFSISCHNASELSDFTLRVQVKDDQEAILTQFCVQTPQPPPKSAVKPSGQRRFLKKNEVGKIILSPFAATTKYPTFQDRPVSSLKFGKLLKTVVRQSKNHYLLEYKKGDAIALLSEEKIRLKGQLWTKEWYIGYHQGRVGLVHTKNVLVVGKARPSLLSGPELSTSLLLEQILRPCKFLTYIYASVRTLLMENISSWRSFADALGYGNLPLTFFCRAELDSEPERVASVLEKLKEDCNSTENKDRKSFQKELMMALLKMDCQGLVVRLIQDFVLLTTAVEVAQRWRELAEKLAKVSKQQMDAYESPHRDRNGVVDSEAMWKPAYDFLLTWSHQVGDSYRDVIQELHTGLDKMKNPITKRWKHLTGTLIMVNSLDILRAAAFSPVDHDDLVI; encoded by the exons ATGGCAGCTCAGCGCATCCGAGCTGCCAACTCCAGCGGCCTCCCGCGGTGCAAGTCCGAGGGGACCTTGATTGACCTGAGTGAAGGGTTTTCAGAAACAAGCTTTAATGATGTCAAAG TGCCTTCTCCCAGTGCCTTGCTAGTAGACAATCCCACGCCctttggaaatgcaaaggaagTGATTGCCATCAAGGACTACTGCCCAACCAACTTCACCACCCTCAAGTTCTCCAAGGGCGACCACCTCTACGTCCTGGATACGTCAGGCGGGGAGTGGTGGTACGCACACAACACCACGGAGATGGGCTACATCCCTTCCTCTTACGTGCAGCCCTTAAACTACCGGAACTCCACCTTAAGTGACAGTGGGATGATCGACAATCTTCCAGACAGCCCGGACGAAGTAGCCAAGGAGTTAGATTTGCTCGGAGGATGGACAGATGACAGGAGGGAGTCGAGCAAAACCTACAGTAATAATCCTTTCTGGAACGGTGTCCAGACAAACCCGTTTCTCAATGGGAATGTGCCAGCGCTGCCCAGCGTGGACCTACCGACTCCCCAAAGCACCGTGGACTTGCTCCTCTTTGATACGGGCACATCTTCGTTCACTGAGTCCAGCTCAGCGACGACCAACATCTTCGACGAGCTGCTGGCCACCAGCCGCCTTCACGCGGAGCCGACAGTCAGGCGGGACAACCCTTTCTTCCGGAGCAAGCGTTCCTACAGCCTCTCGGAACTCTCCGTCCTCCAAGCCAAGTCCGACACTCCCGCATCCTCGGGGTTTTTCACGGGCTTGAAATCGCCGGCCCCCGAGCAGTTCCAGAGCCGGGAGGACTTCCGGGCTGCCTGGCTGAGCCACCGGAAGCTGGCCCGGTCTTGCCACGACCTGGACTTGCTGGGCCAAAGTCCCGGCTGGGGCCAGACCCAAGCGGTGGAGACGAACATCGTGTGCAAGCTGGAGAGCTCGGGGGGCGCCGTGCAGCTTCCCGACACCAGCATCAGCATCCACGTGCCCGAAGGCCACGTGGCTCCAGGGGAGACGCAGCAGATCTCCATGAAGGCTCTGCTGGACCCCCCGCTGGAGCTCAACAGCGACAGGTGCAGTTGCATCAGCCCGGTGCTGGAGGTGAAGCTGAGCACCCTGGAGGTGAAAACCCACATCATCTTGGAGATGAAGGTTTCAGCTGAGGTGAAAAGTGACATTTTCAGCAAAAGCACAGTGGGCCTCCAGTGCCTGAGGAGCGACTCAAAGGAGGGGCCCTATGTCCCCATCCCACACACCTACAGCTATGGGGACACGGTCCAGGCCCAGCTGGACGACCTGGAGCCCTGTATGTACCTGGCCATCGTTGCCCACGGCCCGAACATCCTCTACCCTTCCACGGTCTGGGACTTCATCAATAAGAAAGTCACCGTGGGTCTCTATGGCCCCAAACACATCCACCCATCCTTCAAGACGGTGGTGACCATTTTCGGGCATGATTGTGCCCCCAAGACCCTACTGGTCAGCGAGGTCACCCGCCAGGCCCCGAGCCCGGCCCCAGTGGCACTGCAGCTCTGGGGCAAGCACCAGTTCGTCTTGTCCAGGCCCCAGGATCTCCGAGTCTGCATGTTTTCCAACATGACCAACTACGAGGTCAAAGCCAGCGAGCAGGCCAAGGCCGTGAGAGGCTTCCAGGTGAAGCTGGGCAAGGTAAGCCGCCTCATCTTCTCCATCAGCTGCCACAACGCCAGCGAGCTCTCCGACTTCACCTTGCGGGTCCAGGTGAAAGACGACCAGGAGGCCATCCTGACCCAGTTTTGCGTCCAGACCCCACAGCCACCCCCGAAAAGTGCCGTCAAGCCATCCGGGCAGAGACGGTTCCTCAAGAAGAACGAGGTCGGGAAGATCATCCTGTCCCCgtttgctgccaccaccaagtaCCCGACTTTTCAGGACCGCCCTGTGTCCAGCCTCAAGTTCGGCAAGTTACTCAAGACGGTGGTGCGGCAGAGCAAGAACCACTACCTGCTGGAGTACAAGAAGGGGGACGCCATCGCCCTGCTCAGCGAGGAGAAGATCCGGCTGAAGGGGCAGCTGTGGACCAAGGAGTGGTACATCGGCTACCACCAGGGCAGGGTCGGCCTCGTGCACACCAAGAACGTGCTGGTGGTGGGCAAGGCgcggcccagcctcctctccggGCCCGAGCTGAGCACGTCGCTGCTGCTGGAACAGATCCTGCGCCCGTGCAAGTTCCTCACCTACATCTACGCCTCCGTCCGCACGCTGCTCATGGAGAACATCAGCAGCTGGCGCTCCTTCGCCGACGCCCTGGGCTACGGGAACCTGCCGCTCACCTTCTTCTGCCGGGCCGAGCTGGACAGCGAGCCCGAGCGGGTGGCGTCCGTCCTGGAGAAGCTGAAGGAGGACTGCAACAGCACGGAGAACAAAGACCGGAAAtccttccagaaggagctcatgatG GCCTTACTGAAGATGGACTGCCAGGGCCTGGTGGTCAGACTCATCCAGGACTTCGTGCTTCTGACCACGGCGGTCGAGGTGGCCCAGCGCTGGAGGGAGCTGGCCGAGAAGCTCGCCAAGGTGTCCAAGCAGCAGATGGACGCATACGAGTCTCCCCACCGGGACAGGAATGGGGTGGTGGACAGCGAG GCCATGTGGAAGCCTGCGTACGACTTTCTACTCACCTGGAGCCACCAGGTCGGGGACAGCTACCGGGATGTCATCCAGGAGCTGCACACTGGCCTGGATAAGATGAAAAACCCCATCACCAAGCGCTGGAAACACCTCACAGGGACCCTGATCATGGTCAACTCCCTGGACATCCTGCGAGCGGCCGCTTTCAGTCCCGTGGACCACGACGACCTCGTGATTTGA